One segment of Urocitellus parryii isolate mUroPar1 chromosome 5, mUroPar1.hap1, whole genome shotgun sequence DNA contains the following:
- the LOC144254906 gene encoding LOW QUALITY PROTEIN: centrosomal protein of 63 kDa-like (The sequence of the model RefSeq protein was modified relative to this genomic sequence to represent the inferred CDS: inserted 1 base in 1 codon; substituted 1 base at 1 genomic stop codon) has protein sequence MSWWPSNLQSCQNKGDLAMEALLEGIQNRGHGXFLTSCEAELQELMKQIDIMVAHKKSEWEGQTHALETCLDIREQELKTLRSQLDIKQKEVGLLKQQLEDHEKIKQEMAMEYKQELKKLHEELGRLKRSYEKLQKKQIRDFRGNTKNHREDWTEIERLTGKIEEFRQKSLDWEKQRLIYQQQVSSLEAQRKAVAEQSEIIQAQLSNRKQKLESVELFSQSEIQHLSSKLERAKDTICANELEIERLNMRVNDLVGTNMTILQEQLQKEEKLRESEKLLEALQDEKRELKANLQTQENFIREAKMQKEKLQAKLKVTGTQHTPEAMRPLEESQAERKYTPQGQEDIDSMLSHLDFTHASEELLQAEVTRLEGSLESVSATCKQLSXELMEKYEELKKMEGHNNEYRAEIKKLKEHILQADQSYSSALERMKVEISQLTRELHQRDITIASAKCSSSDMEKQLKAEMQKAEEKAVEHKEILNQVESLKLENRQLSEMVMKLELGLHECSIPVSPLGSIATRFLEEEELRSHHILERLDAHIEELKRESEKTVRQFTTLM, from the exons ATGAGTTGGTGGCCTAGCAACCTCCAAAGTTGCCAGAACAAAGGGGATTTGGCGATGGAGGCATTATTGGAAGGAATACAAAATCGGGGACATG CATTCTTGACATCCTGTGAAGCAGAACTACAAGAGCTCATGAAACAGATTGACATAATGGTGGCTCATAAAAAATCTGAATGGGAGGGGCAGACACATGCTCTAGAAACTTGCTTGGACATCCGTGAACAAGAACTTAAGACTCTCAGGAGTCAGTtggatataaaacaaaaagaggttGGATTGTTGAAGCAGCAGTTAGAAGACCATGAAAAAATCAAGCAAGAGATGGCCATGGAGTACAAGCAAGAGTTAAAGAAATTACACGAAGAATTAGGCAGACTGAAAAGAAGCTATGAGAAGCTgcagaaaaaacaaataagggATTTCAGAGGAAATACCAAAAATCACAGGGAAGATTGGACTGAGATTGAAAGGTTAACTGGAAAAATAGAGGAATTTCGTCAGAAATCACTGGACTGGGAGAAGCAGCGCTTGATTTATCAGCAACAGGTATCTTCTCTGGAGGCACAAAGGAAGGCTGTAGCTGAACAATCAGAGATAATTCAGGCTCAGCTCAGCAATCGGAAACAGAAATTAGAGTCTGTAGAACTGTTCAGCCAATCGGAAATTCAGCACCTGAGCAGTAAACTTGAGCGAGCCAAGGACACCATCTGTGCCAATGAGTTGGAAATTGAGCGCCTTAACATGAGGGTTAATGACTTGGTTGGAACCAATATGACTATTCTGCAGGAGCagctacaaaaagaagaaaaactgaggGAATCTGAGAAACTATTAGAGGCTCTGCAGGATGAAAAGAGAGAATTGAAGGCAAATCTTCAGACTCAAGAAAATTTCATCCGTGAGGCAAAAATGCAAAAGGAGAAGCTAcaagcaaaattaaaagtaactgGCACTCAACACACACCAGAGGCCATGAGGCCACTGGAGGAGTCCCAGGCAGAAAGAAAGTACACCCCTCAAGGGCAGGAGGACATAGATAGTATGCTTTCCCATCTGGATTTCACCCATGCAAGTGAAGAACTTCTGCAGGCAGAGGTGACTCGTCTTGAAGGCAGTTTGGAATCTGTGAGTGCAACATGTAAACAGCTGAGCTAAGAGCTAATGGAGAAATATGAAGAACTAAAGAAGATGGAAGGACATAACAATGAGTACAGGGCAGAGATTAAGAAGTTGAAAGAACATATTTTACAGGCTGACCAGAGTTATAGCTCTGCACTAGAAAGAATGAAGGTAGAAATCTCTCAGTTAACTCGGGAGCTGCATCAGCGAGATATCACTATTGCCTCTGCCAAGTGTTCTTCCTCAGACATGGAGAAGCAACTCAAAGCAGAGATGCAGAAGGCAGAAGAAAAAGCAGTGGAGCACAAGGAGATTTTGAATCAGGTGGAATCATTAAAGTTAGAAAATCGTCAACTTTCTGAAATGGTGATGAAGTTGGAATTGGGTTTACATGAGTGTTCCATACCTGtgtctcccctgggttccatagCTACCAGGTTTTTGGAAGAGGAGGAACTGAGGTCTCATCATATTCTGGAACGCCTAGATGCCCACATTGAAGAGTTgaaaagagagagtgaaaagACAGTGAGACAGTTCACAACCCTAATGTAG